The following proteins come from a genomic window of Synechococcus sp. BIOS-E4-1:
- a CDS encoding triacylglycerol lipase, with protein sequence MGLAVKKIGLFIVLFLLASCSSRQNIYSPSAGPMRKALTQDLAFANPIIIIPGIGGSKFIDSKNGKVVWGAFGYNSYWPATEQENKLLALPLNQSAKNIRLADENLITQSVLDTVKFEFLPPPFVSIEYSVYLNIFKSLTTAGFVPAEERDDHLQIPSFKGKPVFQFAYDWRKSNAVNAKRLDAYISTVSKQLVNKGSLSGSQKVDIVCHSMGCLMARYYLRYGGQDLGSFDNPPVLDWRGASKIENLVMVAPPNKGSINALNYLIHGFHVAPFKYFKYPSAVVGTMPSVYELLPRTDIVNAVNQDGLSVNLFDPNLWQQMQWGLADPRQKDVLKQIASEYNTDYCLYNEAKELQRKLLQNAFLFHSLIDATASPPEGLKFWLFAGVGTPTVSKIMLNTSNRTYFKLKSNDGDGSVLRESAYAMKNTEYPREGSLIDWNSAMFFYLPHMELVKSNDFLVNFYYTLFWRKFIPADG encoded by the coding sequence ATGGGCCTTGCCGTGAAAAAAATTGGCTTGTTTATTGTATTGTTTTTACTGGCGTCTTGCTCGAGTCGTCAAAATATCTATTCCCCAAGTGCTGGCCCAATGAGAAAGGCACTTACTCAGGACCTCGCCTTTGCAAATCCAATTATTATTATACCTGGTATTGGGGGATCAAAGTTTATTGATTCAAAAAATGGAAAAGTTGTTTGGGGTGCTTTTGGGTACAACTCCTATTGGCCAGCAACAGAGCAGGAGAACAAGTTGCTCGCTCTTCCTCTGAACCAATCAGCTAAAAATATACGATTAGCCGATGAAAATCTTATTACCCAATCTGTTTTAGATACAGTTAAGTTCGAGTTTCTGCCTCCGCCTTTTGTGTCGATTGAATATTCAGTTTATTTGAATATTTTTAAATCTCTCACTACGGCTGGTTTCGTGCCGGCAGAGGAACGTGATGATCACCTGCAAATTCCATCTTTTAAGGGTAAGCCCGTTTTTCAGTTTGCTTATGACTGGAGAAAATCTAATGCTGTCAATGCTAAGCGCTTGGATGCATATATTTCAACTGTCTCAAAACAATTGGTGAATAAAGGAAGTTTAAGCGGAAGCCAAAAGGTTGATATTGTCTGCCACTCGATGGGGTGCCTGATGGCTAGGTATTATCTTCGTTACGGCGGGCAGGATTTAGGCTCCTTTGATAACCCACCAGTTCTTGATTGGAGAGGTGCAAGTAAGATAGAAAATCTAGTGATGGTTGCACCACCAAATAAAGGCTCTATCAATGCATTGAATTATCTTATTCATGGTTTCCATGTTGCTCCATTTAAATATTTCAAATATCCATCTGCTGTCGTCGGAACGATGCCTTCAGTTTATGAGTTGCTTCCGCGAACGGATATTGTTAATGCTGTCAACCAGGATGGTTTGTCTGTTAATCTTTTCGACCCTAATTTGTGGCAACAGATGCAATGGGGTCTTGCTGATCCAAGGCAAAAGGATGTGTTAAAGCAGATTGCCTCTGAATATAATACTGATTATTGTTTATATAATGAGGCGAAAGAGCTTCAAAGGAAATTGTTGCAAAATGCATTCTTATTTCATTCTTTGATTGATGCCACGGCTAGCCCGCCAGAAGGTTTGAAGTTTTGGCTATTCGCAGGTGTAGGGACTCCTACTGTTTCAAAAATTATGCTTAATACATCCAATCGAACATACTTTAAGCTTAAGAGTAATGATGGAGACGGAAGTGTTCTCAGGGAAAGTGCTTATGCCATGAAGAACACTGAGTATCCAAGAGAAGGCTCTTTGATTGATTGGAATAGTGCAATGTTTTTCTATCTTCCCCACATGGAATTGGTCAAGAGTAATGATTTTCTTGTCAACTTTTATTATACTTTGTTCTGGCGCAAGTTCATTCCAGCGGATGGTTAA
- a CDS encoding acyltransferase gives MNAIDSGHVEYSETIALSTHTNFSALSYCPEKSASISDNKNLEISDKAGTMGVQQTRSGKRVLFFDQIKALMIALVIAIHVLSTFVFSFMGVHFPLSESPHPVFGGIAIWLLLFCNTFFMYMLFLLSGYFVPASVHKKGVMRYIKDRMLRIGIPFMAGLLLINNASVLIARLSPTSPLAELSWNEIPFNRVGVLWFLIVLFVFDLLYCAWRALRGDHFSIDTSIPTPQLRSWLISAVVLAIIEAMMTTRTDLWAALTRSPLDGLGAQGMHVFTYAFLFLLGCKASNHRWLERLDSHLVIRWFRFSIVLALSLLAICLVLTFNGSMSDEFGRLYLLTAFLNPLIGWGVIAYLLLWFQRNEKSCGNWLAAAGVDSFGAYIVHPIVLVVLLKTISLFSLNPWLIALSAIPLGIIISFGLTHQLRRIPTIAKII, from the coding sequence GTGAATGCAATTGATTCCGGACATGTTGAATACAGCGAAACAATAGCTTTGTCAACTCATACCAATTTTTCAGCATTGTCTTATTGCCCTGAAAAAAGTGCCTCAATTTCGGATAACAAGAATCTAGAAATATCTGATAAGGCTGGAACGATGGGTGTCCAACAAACCAGATCCGGCAAGCGTGTGCTCTTCTTTGATCAGATCAAAGCACTGATGATCGCACTGGTCATTGCCATCCATGTTCTAAGCACTTTTGTATTTAGCTTTATGGGAGTGCACTTTCCCTTGAGTGAATCTCCGCACCCTGTCTTCGGTGGAATAGCTATCTGGTTACTTTTATTCTGTAATACCTTCTTCATGTACATGTTATTTCTACTCTCGGGCTACTTCGTCCCTGCCTCAGTACATAAGAAAGGTGTGATGAGATACATCAAAGATCGCATGCTGCGAATTGGCATTCCTTTCATGGCTGGCTTACTACTGATTAACAACGCGTCGGTGCTCATCGCGAGGCTCTCGCCAACAAGCCCCTTGGCAGAATTGTCTTGGAATGAGATACCTTTCAACCGGGTAGGGGTACTGTGGTTTCTTATAGTTCTGTTTGTCTTTGATTTGCTCTATTGCGCATGGCGTGCACTGCGTGGAGATCACTTTTCTATCGATACCTCTATTCCCACCCCGCAACTAAGATCTTGGCTCATCAGTGCCGTCGTCCTAGCGATCATTGAGGCGATGATGACAACACGTACAGACCTATGGGCTGCGTTGACACGTTCACCACTCGATGGCCTGGGTGCTCAGGGAATGCACGTATTTACCTATGCCTTTTTGTTTTTATTGGGATGCAAGGCTTCGAACCATCGCTGGTTGGAACGCCTTGACAGCCATCTGGTAATACGGTGGTTTCGTTTCTCCATTGTATTAGCGCTCAGCCTTCTAGCGATCTGTCTTGTGCTGACCTTCAACGGCAGCATGTCGGATGAGTTTGGCAGGCTATACCTTCTGACGGCTTTCTTGAATCCCCTCATCGGCTGGGGAGTAATCGCCTATCTCTTGCTATGGTTCCAGCGTAATGAGAAAAGCTGCGGCAATTGGCTTGCCGCAGCTGGAGTTGATAGCTTCGGGGCCTACATAGTCCATCCAATTGTGCTGGTAGTGCTGCTTAAGACGATTAGTTTATTCAGTCTTAATCCATGGCTGATTGCTCTATCTGCGATACCTCTCGGGATCATTATCTCCTTTGGACTCACCCATCAGCTCAGGCGTATTCCAACTATTGCCAAGATCATCTAG